A stretch of Tigriopus californicus strain San Diego chromosome 11, Tcal_SD_v2.1, whole genome shotgun sequence DNA encodes these proteins:
- the LOC131890899 gene encoding keratin, type I cytoskeletal 10-like, translating into MCIISSSVTILHHHQDKNHPMNHIYLLMLTAAIDHQDMKDPRHKIPGAHHLHLILGVDAVVVQGDIKGEEMQRGAGEEEDRRRLSPGGGGGGGKTTVIVGGDGGGRGYDGGGFGGGLGGFGTGNAGVGALGYGLGGWGMGYGFGPSVYGGFGYGGMGFGGGWGGGYHNQSNVSQRVQTYNNTTNNDNDTTNNITNEAADTNPGANDEATENVEPGDFEGENDVEPERYEDDPGGHEEYPEDETGYDDIRR; encoded by the exons ATGTGTATAATATCATCTTCAGTTACcatcctccaccaccaccaggaCAAGAACCACCCAATGAACCATATTTACCTGCTGATGTTAACGGCAGCAATCGACCACCAAGATATGAAG GACCCCCGTCACAAAATTCCAGGCGCGCACCACCTCCACCTTATCCTGGGGGTGGACGCGGTGGTGGTCCAAGGGGATATCAAGGGGGAGGAAATGCAGAGAGGGgcgggggaggaggaggataggCGGCGGTTATCCCCGGGTGGTGGGGGTGGAGGAGGAAAAACAACTGTGATAGTTGGCGGTGATGGAGGTGGACGAGGCTACGATGGAGGAGGATTTGGTGGTGGGCTTGGTGGCTTTGGCACAGGAAATGCTGGTGTTGGTGCTTTGG GTTATGGCTTGGGTGGCTGGGGAATGGGTTATGGCTTTGGACCCTCAGTGTACGGCGGATTCGGTTATGGCGGCATGGGTTTTGGAGGAGGTTGGGGTGGTG GGTATCACAACCAGAGCAATGTTTCACAACGAGTACAAACCTATAATAATACCACCAACAACGATAACGACACGACCAATAACATCACCAATGAAGCAGCAG ACACCAATCCAGGGGCCAACGACGAAGCCACCGAGAACGTTGAGCCAGGGGATTTCGAAGGTGAAAATGATGTCGAGCCCGAAAGATATGAGGATGATCCTGGTGGCCATGAGGAGTACCCTGAAGATGAAACTGGGTACGATGATATACGGAGGTGA